The sequence ATCGCATCTGTCAGTTCCGGCAGATGGCTGCAGAGAACGGTGGGATTGGCTTCTTCCAGTTGTTTGCGTCCTCCGGCGCCCAGCGCTCCGCTCAACAGCGCCGCGCAGGGGCAGTGGATTTTCTGGGCGGCCCATATGTCGGCGACGGCGTCTCCGACGATGAGGATCTTATGCGCGCCGGGGATGGGCGCTCCTTCATCGCTGGCCAATTCGATCGGTTTGCGTTCGGGATAAATCGCCTGCAAAAAGGCGTAGGGATGAGGCTTGCCGAGGTTCCGCTCCTCTCCTCGCCGCTTCAATTCCGCCTCCGCTTTCTCTACTTCATCATGAGTAACGATCCGTTTCTCGTCGAAATAAGAGAGCATATCCCAACGCTGCAATGGGGTTGCGATTTCCATGCGCGGGCGTCCGGTGGCGATGCCCAGGGTATACCCCGCTTGCCGCAATTTCTTCAAGCAGGCGTGCGTTTTTTGCCTTCCATGCAAAGGTTCTTCTTTATGGATCAATCCGCGTTTGGGACGGTAAAGAATCGGGCGGCCATAGGTTTCGCCGTACAATTCCTCACCCAAATACCATTCCTGAAACAAATCCTGGCAATCTTCCCATAAAAGCGTGCGCCGCCCGAACAAGGGAAGGCGGCGTGTGGGATGCCGTTGCAGCAGCGTGTTCAATTCGTCCAACAGGCCAAGCCCGCGCATAT comes from Candidatus Omnitrophota bacterium and encodes:
- a CDS encoding HAD family hydrolase; amino-acid sequence: MGNIASMADLPASFKDIELIILDMDGVLTSEEAYWDAAGLVVRDLLESPAYLGLNPQEYSPIADVFYRKLANGLRSDWRRYLPTPLIVNCKARGINSNWDLAYLTAGIYLVALFAPSFRLFSEFLGINTNREENGENRAGSDSAFRESLSPIWNHLSRAALDGKWGEFFRKKDFYLWGEYFRLMKRSIVPIKKIELLIMDDFHPDMRGLGLLDELNTLLQRHPTRRLPLFGRRTLLWEDCQDLFQEWYLGEELYGETYGRPILYRPKRGLIHKEEPLHGRQKTHACLKKLRQAGYTLGIATGRPRMEIATPLQRWDMLSYFDEKRIVTHDEVEKAEAELKRRGEERNLGKPHPYAFLQAIYPERKPIELASDEGAPIPGAHKILIVGDAVADIWAAQKIHCPCAALLSGALGAGGRKQLEEANPTVLCSHLPELTDAMAALKSGG